One genomic segment of Gopherus flavomarginatus isolate rGopFla2 chromosome 11, rGopFla2.mat.asm, whole genome shotgun sequence includes these proteins:
- the LOC127031393 gene encoding paraneoplastic antigen Ma1 homolog, whose protein sequence is MALHLLEDWCKGMNIDPRNCLLVTGVLEAVDEGSIEPILRSSTEYLCKCKMRGRIFVREEGAFAVLCELPSAVDPLQVPGTIAVDDGEWKVITTGSQPSPAPTADVEFLKKMSDFLGKEGKTLADMPGLLGLKPKAPQQETAPSPDEWVKALGQALGKVMPPHPESSPYRKLRLFSGGPIPIPGEEAFEPWLEHTTEMLQEWAVPEAEKRRRLVECLRGPALDVIRTLKLGNPGVKVRDCLEALDHAFGRTEGSEDVYCKFLNARQQKGEKVSAYVQRLEKLLQRAIMRGAVAVEQMDRTRLAQIVRGIQYQNPILLHLRLRERQDNPPSYSRLIKEVREEEERQAAGEVWEVQQHQASGTTSTRTPKALMVNPQEELTQRVQALTQKVTELESTLDSAKTSRCKEPSATMVQRTTFRTSAPPRQQGKGQSFFCYRCGQSGHIAARCQNAENPMLVYQKLRTTWGKPGNGPRAWEGSRLGLQDAEAPLEGTMRPESPQD, encoded by the coding sequence ATGGCTCTACACTTGTTAGAGGATTGGTGCAAGGGGATGAATATTGACCCCAGGAACTGTCTTCTGGTAACGGGGGTGCTGGAGGCAGTCGATGAGGGCTCAATAGAACCTATCTTAAGGTCATCCACTGAGTACTTGTGTAAGTGCAAAATGCGTGGGCGCATTTTTGTGAGGGAAGAGGGCGCTTTTGCTGTATTGTGTGAGCTGCCCTCGGCTGTGGACCCTCTACAGGTTCCAGGCACGATAGCAGTGGATGATGGTGAGTGGAAGGTAATAACCACTGGGAGCCAGCCCTCACCAGCCCCTACTGCTGATGtagagtttttaaagaaaatgtcagactttttggggaaagagggaaaaacttTGGCTGATATGCCAGGTCTGTTGGGCCTTAAGCCGAAAGCCCCACAACAGGAGACTGCTCCTTCACCTGATGAGTGGGTGAAGGCTTTGGGGCAAGCATTAGGGAAGGTCATGCCACCCCACCCCGAGTCAAGCCCCTATCGTAAACTGAGGTTGTTTTCTGGGGGTCCCATCCCAATACCTGGGGAGGAAGCATTtgaaccctggctggagcacaccacagagatgctgcaggagtgggcggtgcctgaggctgaaaagagaaGGCGACTagtagagtgtctcagggggccaGCTCTAGATGTGATTCGCACCCTGAAACTCGGTAACCCTGGGGTCAAGGTgagggactgcctagaggccctggaCCATGCTTTTGGGAGAACTGAGGGTTCAGAGGATGTTTATTGCAAATTCCTCAATGCCAGGCAACAAAAGGGAGAGAAGGTTTCTGCCTATGTCCAAAGATTGGAGAAATTATTACAGAGAGCCATCATGAGGGGAGCAGTAGCCGTTGAGCAAATGGACCGGACTAGATTGGCTCAGATTGTGAGAGGAATTCAATATCAGAACCCAATCCTTCTCCACCTTCGATTAAGGGAACGGCAAGATAATCCACCAAGTTACTCTCGCCTGATAAAAGAGGTCcgagaagaagaagagaggcaggcagctggcgaGGTTTGGGAGGTGCAGCAACACCAAGCATCTGGCACAACATCCACACGGACACCCAAGGCACTAATGGTGAATCCTCAAGAGGAACTTACTCAGCGAGTGCAGGCCTTAACACAGAAAGTGACTGAACTAGAGAGTACTCTCGATTcagcaaagacttcaaggtgcaaggAACCCTCTGCTACCATGGTCCAGAGGACTACGTTTAGAACATCTGCACCCCCTCGACAGCAAGGGAAAGGACAATCCTTCTTCTGCTACCGGTGTGGCCAGAGTGGGCACATTGCTGCAAGGTGTCAGAATGCAGAGAATCCCATGCTGGTATATCAAAAGCTGAGGACCACCTGGGGAAAGCCGGGAAACggccccagggcctgggaagggagcCGCCTAGGCCTGCAGGATGCGGAGGCTCCCCTGGAAGGAACCATGCGGCCCGAATCCCCCCAGGATTGA